The nucleotide sequence GGTACAATTCTTCTTTCCCTGCGACTTGCAGTAAGACTGACACAACTGATGCTGTTAGTGAACCGGAACATTACCAGGAAACACAGGAATGCAGTCATAGTAAGCCTCAATGCGGAACAGGCTCCCTTCTCTTTCCTCAATTACATATTCATCAACGAAAGTCTGTATGATGAGGAGGAAAAGCAAAAGATATTAGAGCATGAGCTGGTGCATATCAGTCAGGCACATACATTTGATCTGGTATTGCTTGAACTGCTTACCATTGCACAATGGTTTAACCCGGTAGCATGGCTGTACAGAAGGTCTATGCTGGAAATCCATGAATACCTGGCAGACGAGGAGGTGATTAAGAAGGGTACCAGCATATCATACTACCAGAGACTCCTGCTCAACCTTCAACTGGGAAGGGAATATTTCTCCCCGGCCAGCAACTTCAATAAGTCCTTGACAATAAACCGGATCAGGATGATGACAACCATCAAGCCCGCGGCATGGAAGCGGGCAGGGTTCATTGTACTTCTGCCATCGCTTGTAATTCTGGTTATCATGTGCACCAAGACTGAAGATGAGATAACCGTGAACACCGCTGATGCTTTGGCCGGAATGACTGAGCAGCCACCTGCATTAACCGATACAACAACAGCGGCACCCGGTTTACAAGTATCTGAGGAACTGAGGGAACCATCAGCCTTTGCCGCCGGATCGTCAGCAGAAGCAGGAGGCGAAGGAAGAATTGACCTTAATGAAGAACAGGCTTCACTTCCACGAAGTCCCAATTCCGGGATCATAACTAATACGGAGGCTGAATTTGAAGCATTTATTGAAGACCAGGCAGGAGCAACACCATCTGTCTCCCCGGGAGAAGAACCTGCGGTTAAATCTGAAACAGGAGACATTTTTGAGGGTACAGAAGAAAGTGAGCTGCCGTTTTCCAGGTTCCCCGAACCGCCGGAAACATCCCCCGAAGACAACGAGGTGTTCTTTATGGTAGAAGAAATGCCCGATTTTCAGGGCGGAGGGCAGGATGCATTCAGGCGGTATATTGCAGAAAATCTCAGGTATCCCCAATCTGCTGCTGAAAGCGGCATTGAAGGCATGGTATTTGTCCAGTTCGTTATAGGGTCAGACGGCACAGTGCAGTCCGCCGAAGTTGTGAGGGGAGTCCATCCCTCACTGGACAGGGAGGCGCTGAGAGTGGTTATGTCATCTCCACCATGGACCTCTGGCAGGCAAAGGGGCGAACCGGTAAATGTCGTATTCACCTTCCCTATAAACTTTGTACTTCAATAAGAGTCATCGAATTATTTTGCAACAATTTTTGTTTGCATAATAATTACACTATTTTTAGGAGAAAAACCGGACGTTGTACGAAAGACTGATAAACTGGCTTGAATCTGGTTCGCAGCAATGCATGTATGTCAGGTTCCTGGGTGCTGAGTGTCCGGGATGCGGCACTCAAAGGGCTATTATTGAACTACTCAAAGGAAACTTCCTTGAATCTGTAACCATCTATCCTCCAATCATACCAAACCTTCTTCTTATACTGCTACTTTTTATTCATCTTGTTTTTAAGCTCCGGCAGGGGGCAATGTACATAAAAATATTGTTCATATTGAATGTTATTGTAATGGTTTTGAATTATATTTATAACTTATTAACCCACTAAAATCATTGGCATCATGAGTGAAACTAACCAACCCTCCGAAGAAAAAAAGGAAATTTTAGTCAAGGAACAGGTACCCAATGCTACTGTTGTACTGGTTCTTGGTATTTTGTCAATTTTATTCTGGTGTTGCTGGGGACTGGGACTTATCCTGGGAATTATCGGGCTGATCCTGGGTTCCAAATCCAAAAAACTCTACAGGGAAGATCCCGAACGATATTCGGTCTCCTCCTACAAGAACCTGAATGCGGGCTGGATTTGTGCAATGATAGGAACAATACTGGCAGGAATAGGAATTCTGATAGGAATAATCGGGCTTGTAATAGGGACCGGCTTCATGCATTTCTTCCCCTGGGAGGATCTGATGAACGGCTTTTAACAATCCTGAAAACCTAAATCACCTCCGGTATTGCTGTAGATCATGAGGAAGAAGGAAATTATCGGAACATTTGAGAAACTTGGAGTATTCCTCGGGCAATTTAGCAATCTTCCCGGCAGAAACTTAACTGTAATGCCATGGCTGGAAGAACTCAACAAGGAGTTCTTCCAGCCAATGGATGTACTTGTTCAAAATGTATATATACATAACCCCTGGTTCACCGGGGAAAATGTCCGCTACGCTCTGAAAGTGGCTGCCACATGGCTGAGAGCAGAATCCCTGGTAAACTGGCTCAGTTGCTATGATAACCGGCCGGAGAGAGTAAAAGAGAAGACCATTGCCGTAGTAATGGCGGGGAATATCCCCATGGTAGGATTTCACGACATGCTCTGCGTCCTGGTAAGCGGTCACAGGCTGCTGGCAAAACTTTCG is from Marinilabiliales bacterium and encodes:
- a CDS encoding M56 family peptidase, whose amino-acid sequence is MLTIITETAISLGLFYLAYIIFLRKLAFFGANRYYLLTAIIFSMALPHINLTPPVSVATYSLIIPEVTITGQAPAETPTRSPTPVTAAMVLLLIYIAGTILLSLRLAVRLTQLMLLVNRNITRKHRNAVIVSLNAEQAPFSFLNYIFINESLYDEEEKQKILEHELVHISQAHTFDLVLLELLTIAQWFNPVAWLYRRSMLEIHEYLADEEVIKKGTSISYYQRLLLNLQLGREYFSPASNFNKSLTINRIRMMTTIKPAAWKRAGFIVLLPSLVILVIMCTKTEDEITVNTADALAGMTEQPPALTDTTTAAPGLQVSEELREPSAFAAGSSAEAGGEGRIDLNEEQASLPRSPNSGIITNTEAEFEAFIEDQAGATPSVSPGEEPAVKSETGDIFEGTEESELPFSRFPEPPETSPEDNEVFFMVEEMPDFQGGGQDAFRRYIAENLRYPQSAAESGIEGMVFVQFVIGSDGTVQSAEVVRGVHPSLDREALRVVMSSPPWTSGRQRGEPVNVVFTFPINFVLQ
- a CDS encoding DUF2752 domain-containing protein, yielding MYERLINWLESGSQQCMYVRFLGAECPGCGTQRAIIELLKGNFLESVTIYPPIIPNLLLILLLFIHLVFKLRQGAMYIKILFILNVIVMVLNYIYNLLTH